Proteins encoded by one window of Leopardus geoffroyi isolate Oge1 chromosome X, O.geoffroyi_Oge1_pat1.0, whole genome shotgun sequence:
- the RTL3 gene encoding LOW QUALITY PROTEIN: retrotransposon Gag-like protein 3 (The sequence of the model RefSeq protein was modified relative to this genomic sequence to represent the inferred CDS: inserted 4 bases in 3 codons; substituted 6 bases at 6 genomic stop codons) — MVEDLAASCIALKFKNEILKAQVQWPMEQNVVLXAQIPELQKEPQKLPAWEPLASQEHQKIPVVQETKKTLEPSAAPESLELPGTHESQVKKLQKHPMAQEAYKALEVKKAQELPDTRDVPVAQKAQNSEHQDLPSSRSPRRYQETTTHLEPLMLHEPLDPLDAQEFLEPSALQESLKXSIAALISAGSEFPQSPSELEAEAFSLEYCLAFSGVVQKLSEFLVQLNSYMRVSYMXPTEASVMSFVGKCFSDEAGMXFQPLLDIQSPLLEQFENFIXVLQDTFDNPENTEYVSHCIHQLCQREDPAHQYVIHFNLIAQELNWNXSTLCIQFQEGLDSSIPDELSHTSPATVLSNLITQCLEDKLSCKPDPNPQGARHSEXRPGPESSLAXNQPVQPSSNCXHLSEAEQAHCCEAHLCLCCGHPCHVARDCPVKLHHAQQAGNI; from the exons ATGGTGGAGGACTTAGCAGCCTCCTGTATTGCTTTGAAGTTCAAGAATGAAATTCTGAAGGCCCAAGTGCAGTGGCCAATGGAACAAAATGTTGTCCTATAGGCTCAGATCCCAGAGCTCCAGAA AGAGCCCCAGAAGCTCCCAGCCTGGGAACCCCTAGCTTCCCAGGAGCATCAGAAAATACCAGTGGTACAGGAGACAAAGAAGACTTTGGAACCCTCAGCAGCCCCAGAGTCCCTGGAGCTTCCAGGAACTCATGAGTCCCAG GTCAAAAAGCTCCAGAAGCATCCAATGGCCCAGGAGGCCTACAAAGCCCTAGAAGTTAAGAAGGCCCAGGAGCTCCCAGATACCCGGGATGTCCCAGTGGCCCAGAAGGCCCAGAATTCAGAGCACCAAGACCTTCCAAgttccaggagccccaggaggtACCAGGAAACCACAACGCACCTGGAACCCCTAA TGCTCCATGAGCCCCTGGATCCTTTAGATGCCCAAGAATTCCTAGAGCCCTCCGCACTCCAGGAGTCCCTAA TGTCTATAGCTGCTTTGATATCAGCAGGTTCAGAATTCCCACAGTCACCCAGTGAGCTAGAGGCTGAAGCTTTCTCCCTAGAATACTGTTTAGCCTTCAGTGGAGTTGTCCAGAAGCTTTCTGAGTTCCTGGTTCAATTGAATAGTTACATGAGAGTCAGTTACATGTAACCTACTGAAGCATCTGTGATGAGCTTTGTTGGCAAGTGCTTCTCAGATGAGGCAGGGATGTGATTTCAGCCCTTACTAGATATACAAAGCCCCCTGCTGGAGCAATTTGAAAATTTCA CAGTGCTCCAGGATACTTTTGACAATCCAGAAAACACGGAATATGTCAGTCACTGCATCCATCAGCTCTGCCAAAGGGAGGATCCTGCACATCAGTATGTGATCCACTTCAATCTCATTGCTCAAGAGCTAAACTGGAATTAAAGCACTCTCTGCATACAATTTCAGGAAGGGCTTGACAGTTCTATACCAGATGAACTGTCTCACACAAGCCCAGCCACTGTCCTATCTAATCTGATCACTCAATGCCTAGAAGATAAGCTAAGCTGTAAGCCTGATCCAAATCCACAAGGAGCAAGGCACTCTGAGTAGAGACCTGGGCCTGAAAGCTCACTAGCTTAAAACCAACCTGTGCAACCTTCAAGCAATTG ACACCTCAGTGAAGCTGAACAGGCCCACTGCTGTGAAGCCCACTTGTGCCTCTGCTGTGGTCATCCTTGTCATGTTGCCAGAGATTGTCCTGTCAAGCTTCATCATGCACAGCAGGCAGGAAACATTTGA